A genome region from Sphingobacteriaceae bacterium GW460-11-11-14-LB5 includes the following:
- a CDS encoding glycosyl hydrolase family 43, giving the protein MKFYLLIILLLVSGMVNAQNNFKPGEIWKDQNGKAINAHGGCVINNNGTYYWFGENRTGGKSNGISCYRSTNLYNWERLGLALTLSGLPQADLNDLAQGRKLERPKVIFNKTTKKWVMWAHWEKENGYEAARVVVATSDKVEGPYQLYKTFRPNDHDSRDMTLFEDHDGTAYHFSATDMNKSINVIRLRPDYLEGSPTENKILIGERAEAPAIFKVGDVYFGLFSGSTGWDPNPGRSAYSWNILGNWSIGSNFAVDQMKELTYQSQSAYVFKVGGKENAFVYYGDRWDAKDLGASRYVWLPISMRSGYPTVTWHQSWDLSIFNAMYRYKRAKAIIGNNNYSLLEKQSNRLVSKPANGFSIADDDDNINLSFQFLPTANPSVFKLKDLKSGKYLESVFNTLRLNEVNVKGSQEWEFYPQNDGYFKIRNKADGKYLTVSGGATFSGSGLYLNDADDTIPQNFAVYFDSAKYQYEVADIFSAAYHAECIKQAAQSKLQH; this is encoded by the coding sequence ATGAAATTTTATCTGCTAATTATACTATTGCTCGTATCGGGCATGGTTAATGCCCAAAATAATTTTAAGCCTGGAGAGATTTGGAAAGATCAGAATGGGAAGGCAATAAATGCACACGGCGGCTGCGTGATCAACAATAATGGAACCTATTATTGGTTTGGTGAAAACCGCACGGGCGGAAAATCTAATGGAATTAGTTGTTATCGCTCAACAAACCTTTATAACTGGGAGCGGTTAGGACTAGCACTAACGCTTTCCGGTCTTCCTCAGGCAGATCTGAATGATCTGGCGCAAGGGCGTAAGTTGGAACGTCCAAAGGTGATTTTCAACAAAACCACCAAAAAATGGGTGATGTGGGCGCATTGGGAAAAAGAGAACGGTTATGAGGCTGCGCGTGTGGTGGTCGCAACCAGTGATAAAGTTGAAGGGCCTTATCAATTGTATAAAACCTTCCGGCCAAATGATCATGATTCGAGAGACATGACGCTATTTGAAGATCACGACGGAACCGCTTATCATTTCAGCGCGACCGATATGAACAAGAGTATCAACGTGATTCGCTTGAGGCCCGATTACCTTGAAGGTAGCCCCACTGAGAACAAAATCCTGATTGGCGAACGTGCGGAAGCACCGGCCATATTCAAAGTGGGTGATGTTTATTTTGGCTTATTCTCCGGGTCTACCGGCTGGGATCCAAATCCCGGAAGGAGCGCCTATAGCTGGAACATCCTGGGAAATTGGAGCATAGGCTCAAATTTTGCGGTAGATCAGATGAAAGAGCTGACTTATCAGTCGCAAAGCGCCTATGTATTCAAAGTGGGCGGAAAAGAGAATGCCTTCGTTTATTATGGTGACCGATGGGATGCCAAAGACCTTGGGGCATCACGATATGTATGGCTGCCCATTAGTATGCGGTCAGGCTACCCTACTGTAACCTGGCATCAAAGCTGGGACTTAAGCATTTTCAATGCGATGTATCGTTATAAACGGGCCAAGGCGATTATCGGTAATAATAATTACAGTTTATTGGAAAAACAATCCAACCGCCTGGTATCAAAACCTGCGAACGGATTTTCGATCGCCGATGATGACGACAATATCAATCTTAGCTTTCAATTCTTACCTACTGCAAACCCCTCGGTATTTAAGTTGAAGGATCTTAAAAGCGGAAAATACCTGGAATCTGTTTTTAATACTTTGAGATTAAATGAAGTCAATGTGAAAGGGAGCCAGGAATGGGAATTTTATCCGCAAAATGATGGTTATTTCAAAATCAGAAATAAGGCTGACGGAAAATATTTGACCGTTTCAGGGGGAGCCACCTTTTCAGGCAGCGGTTTGTATCTTAACGATGCAGATGATACTATTCCACAAAACTTTGCAGTTTATTTCGATTCTGCAAAATACCAGTATGAGGTGGCCGATATCTTTTCAGCGGCTTACCATGCGGAGTGCATCAAACAGGCCGCGCAAAGCAAGCTTCAGCATTGA